In Nostoc sp. UHCC 0926, a single genomic region encodes these proteins:
- a CDS encoding hydrogenase maturation protease, protein MLTIIGCGNLNRSDDAVGVIIAQRLQKYLAQYPHPNVRVYDCGTAGMEVMFQARGSKQLVIIDASSTGSEPGAVFKVPGKELEALPEPSYNLHDFRWDNALAAGRKIFQNDFPEDVTVYLIEAANLGFGLELSPAIKHSADLVFEEVAALIKQNINF, encoded by the coding sequence ATGCTAACTATTATTGGTTGCGGAAATCTCAATCGCAGTGATGACGCAGTAGGCGTAATTATCGCTCAACGCTTACAAAAATATCTCGCCCAATATCCTCACCCTAATGTGCGTGTTTATGACTGTGGCACCGCAGGGATGGAAGTAATGTTTCAAGCTAGAGGTAGTAAACAATTAGTAATTATTGATGCAAGTTCAACTGGTTCTGAACCGGGTGCTGTGTTTAAAGTTCCAGGAAAAGAACTGGAAGCTTTGCCAGAACCAAGTTATAACTTGCACGATTTTCGCTGGGATAATGCTTTAGCCGCCGGACGGAAAATATTTCAGAATGACTTTCCCGAAGATGTGACAGTTTATTTAATTGAAGCAGCAAATCTGGGTTTTGGACTAGAGTTAAGTCCTGCTATCAAACATTCTGCTGATTTGGTTTTTGAAGAGGTAGCTGCACTTATCAAACAGAATATCAACTTTTAG
- a CDS encoding type II toxin-antitoxin system HicB family antitoxin, with translation MKEILILRFYVGYVPGFPGAHSQGETLNELQENLREVIEMLLEDEDLVFETEFVGTQQIVVQ, from the coding sequence TTGAAAGAGATCCTGATACTAAGATTCTATGTTGGCTATGTCCCTGGCTTTCCTGGAGCGCATTCTCAAGGTGAAACCCTCAATGAGTTGCAGGAAAATTTACGTGAAGTTATTGAGATGCTTCTAGAGGATGAGGATTTAGTGTTCGAGACGGAGTTTGTGGGTACACAACAGATTGTGGTTCAGTAG
- a CDS encoding DUF433 domain-containing protein produces MTVTPTLTKQYIEQRGEGYWIVQTRISLDSVVYTFLNGESPESIAHDFPLLSLEKVYGAIAFYLANRELVDAYLKEGEAEFEKLQQSCRDKNPLLYQKLKAAQTQKQNKV; encoded by the coding sequence ATGACAGTAACACCAACCCTAACAAAGCAGTATATTGAACAACGAGGTGAAGGTTACTGGATCGTACAGACGCGCATTTCCCTCGATTCAGTTGTGTATACTTTCTTAAATGGAGAATCCCCAGAAAGCATTGCTCATGACTTCCCTTTGCTCTCGCTGGAGAAGGTTTATGGAGCCATAGCCTTCTATCTTGCCAACCGAGAGTTAGTTGATGCGTACTTAAAGGAAGGTGAAGCAGAGTTTGAGAAACTGCAACAGTCCTGTAGAGACAAGAATCCACTTCTGTATCAAAAGTTAAAAGCCGCTCAAACACAGAAGCAGAACAAGGTATGA
- a CDS encoding nickel-dependent hydrogenase large subunit, translated as MAIQSLDISPVGRVEGDLDVRVDIDNGRVVNAWTHAELFRGFEVILRGKDPQAGLIVTPRICGICGGSHLTCASWALDTAWETEVPRNAILARNLGQIVETIQSIPRYFYGLFAIDLTNKKYRNSRFYQEAVRRFAAFTGKSYELGITISAKPVEIYALLGGQWPHSSYMVPGGVMCAPTLTDITRAWAILEYFRTNWLEPVWLGCSLERYEQIETYDDFRDWLDENRNHRDSDLGFYWRMGLDIGLDRYGAGVGKYVTWGYLAHEDKYQKPTIEGRNAAMIMKSGVYDSFTHTHTLMDQSFTRENTTHSWYDEGTADIHPSDRTTKPTANNTKDFDNAYSWSSAVLHKDFGRLEVGPLARQLVAGGKHGESWQHYDGFILDVFKRMGGASIHVRQLARLHEIVKLYRQAEHCLREFKLNDPWYIKPKEKDGRGWGATEAARGSLSHWVEVEGGKIKNYQVIAPGTWNIGPRDGEGIRGPIEEALIGTPIYDSSDPVEVGHVARSFDSCLVCTVHAHDAKTGEELARFRTA; from the coding sequence ATGGCAATTCAATCATTAGACATTTCGCCCGTCGGAAGAGTTGAAGGCGATTTAGATGTCCGAGTTGACATTGATAATGGACGGGTAGTCAACGCCTGGACACATGCCGAACTTTTTCGAGGATTTGAAGTTATCCTCCGCGGTAAAGACCCCCAAGCCGGATTAATTGTCACACCTCGCATTTGCGGCATTTGCGGCGGTTCTCACCTGACTTGTGCATCTTGGGCATTAGATACAGCTTGGGAAACAGAAGTTCCTCGCAATGCAATTTTGGCGAGAAATCTCGGTCAAATTGTCGAAACAATCCAAAGCATCCCTCGCTATTTTTATGGTCTATTTGCCATTGACTTGACCAATAAAAAATACCGAAATAGCCGTTTCTATCAAGAAGCTGTGAGACGCTTTGCCGCCTTCACTGGCAAATCTTACGAACTAGGCATAACAATTTCTGCTAAACCCGTAGAAATTTATGCACTATTAGGCGGACAATGGCCGCATTCTAGCTACATGGTTCCTGGTGGGGTGATGTGCGCCCCTACCCTCACAGACATTACCCGCGCTTGGGCGATTCTGGAATATTTCCGCACCAATTGGTTAGAACCAGTGTGGTTGGGTTGTTCTTTAGAACGCTATGAACAAATCGAGACTTATGATGACTTCAGGGATTGGTTAGATGAAAACCGAAATCATCGAGATTCCGACTTAGGTTTTTATTGGCGCATGGGTTTAGATATCGGTCTAGATAGATATGGTGCTGGTGTTGGTAAATATGTCACTTGGGGATATTTAGCCCATGAAGATAAATACCAAAAGCCGACTATCGAAGGACGAAATGCGGCGATGATCATGAAAAGTGGAGTGTATGACAGCTTCACACACACTCACACCTTAATGGATCAGTCATTTACCCGCGAGAATACAACTCACTCCTGGTACGATGAAGGGACAGCAGATATTCACCCTAGCGATCGCACCACTAAACCCACTGCAAATAATACAAAAGATTTCGATAACGCCTACTCTTGGTCGAGTGCAGTCCTGCACAAAGACTTCGGACGTTTGGAAGTTGGCCCCTTAGCGCGGCAATTAGTTGCAGGTGGCAAACATGGTGAATCTTGGCAGCACTACGACGGCTTTATCCTCGATGTATTCAAACGGATGGGTGGCGCTAGTATCCATGTGCGTCAGCTTGCACGACTTCACGAAATTGTCAAGTTATATCGCCAAGCCGAACACTGTTTACGCGAATTCAAATTAAACGACCCCTGGTATATCAAACCCAAAGAAAAAGATGGTCGCGGTTGGGGTGCAACGGAAGCAGCGCGAGGTTCCTTGTCTCACTGGGTAGAAGTGGAGGGCGGTAAGATTAAGAATTACCAAGTGATTGCCCCAGGTACATGGAATATTGGCCCTCGTGACGGTGAAGGAATCCGCGGCCCCATTGAAGAAGCTTTAATTGGGACACCCATTTACGATTCTAGCGACCCGGTGGAAGTTGGTCATGTGGCGCGATCGTTTGATTCATGTTTGGTGTGTACAGTTCACGCCCACGATGCTAAGACTGGTGAAGAGTTGGCGCGTTTTCGGACTGCTTAG